In the genome of Mytilus edulis chromosome 3, xbMytEdul2.2, whole genome shotgun sequence, one region contains:
- the LOC139518031 gene encoding probable 4-coumarate--CoA ligase 1, translated as MSIAEYILKDIHKYRKFTALINGITGQETTFDQLESEIVSTATGFKNIGLQKNDIVCLYGTNRPEFAHVFCGVTANGAILTIANSQLTADELATQLYDTSTKFIITTPDCVTKANNAKVKVPSVKEIIVIGYSEFHRNFSDLIETKANQLPDVNINPDTDTALVPYSSGTTGLPKGVLLTHKNLVAELCQLRHPTIIPFVSGEEKSISCLPMVHIAGLMIGMMNPLSQGAATVVLPRFEAESYLNAIQNFRGTFSLIAPPLVNFFAKDPMVSKYDLSSLHTPYSGAAPLSKTLTEQMVHRLKLQGIRQGYGMSETSGAIFTDPVGCYKYGSIGKPVPNTISKLIDIENGETITKAFESGEIWACGPQITKGYLNNEEATRRSITEDGWIKTGDIAYYDDDGHYFVVDRLKDIIKYKGYQISPTYLESILLSHEAILEAAVIGVPADVFGEVPKAYVVLKSHAEATEIQKYINERVSPYKKLRGGLEIVDEIPKLPSGKILRRKLPQTDNGKENLKINY; from the exons ATGTCTATAGCGGAATACATTTTAAAGGACATACACAAATACAGAAAGTTCACTGCTCTT ATAAATGGCATTACTGGACAAGAAACAACCTTTGATCAGTTAGAGTCTGAAATAGTTTCTACAGCAACAGGATTTAAAAATATTGGTTTACAAAAGAACGATATAGTGTGTTTATATGGAACGAATCGTCCCGAGTTCGCACATGTCTTTTGTGGTGTGACGGCCAACGGTGCCATTTTAACAATAGCTAACTCGCAGCTTACTGCAG ATGAGCTGGCCACACAACTATATGATACTAGTACTAAATTTATTATCACAACACCTGACTGCGTTACTAAGGCGAATAATGCAAAAGTCAAAGTTCCGAGTGTAAAG GAAATCATAGTTATAGGCTATTCAGAATTTCATCGAAACTTTAGTGACCTCATAGAAACAAAGGCAAACCAATTACCAGATGTAAACATAAACCCTGATACCGATACTGCACTGGTACCATACTCCAGTGGGACCACAGGGTTACCAAAAGGCGTATTACTGACTCATAAAAACTTAGTTGCTGAACTTTGTCAATTACG ACATCCAACAATAATTCCATTTGTGTCTGGAGAAGAGAAATCAATCTCCTGTCTACCTATGGTACACATTGCTGGACTTATGATAGGGATGATGAACCCTTTGTCACAGGGAGCGGCTACTGTTGTTCTACCCAGGTTTGAAGCAGAATCTTACCTCAATGCTATTCAAAATTTTAGG GGAACGTTCAGTTTAATAGCACCACCACTTGTAAACTTTTTTGCCAAAGACCCTATGGTATCCAAGTACGACTTGTCTAGTTTACATACACCATACTCTGGAGCTGCCCCTTTAAGTAAAACTTTAACTGAACAAATGGTACATAGACTCAAACTACAGGGAATAAGACAAG GCTATGGAATGTCAGAAACTAGTGGCGCTATATTCACTGATCCTGTTGGATGTTATAAATATGGTTCAATCGGCAAGCCAGTACCCAATACCATATCAAAG cTAATTGATATTGAAAATGGAGAAACTATAACAAAAGCATTTGAGTCTGGTGAAATATGGGCGTGTGGGCCACAAATTACTAAAGGATATTTAAACAATGAAGAAGCAACCAGGAGGTCTATTACAGAAGATGGCTGGATAAAAACAG GTGATATAGCTTACTATGATGACGATGGCCATTACTTTGTTGTTGACAGATTAAAGGATATTATTAAATACAAAGGATATCAG ATATCTCCAACCTATCTAGAGTCTATACTGTTATCCCATGAAGCTATATTAGAGGCAGCAGTTATTGGGGTACCAGCTGATGTTTTTGGTGAAGTTCCAAAGGCATATGTTGTACTTAAATCACATGCTGAAGCAACAGAAATACAGAAATATATAAATG AACGAGTGTCCCCTTATAAGAAACTTCGAGGTGGCTTGGAAATTGTGGATGAAATTCCTAAACTACCAAGTGGTAAAATACTCAGAAGGAAACTACCTCAAacagataatggaaaagaaaatcTCAAAATAAACTATTAA
- the LOC139518033 gene encoding uncharacterized protein — translation MGGIILCVFICLCAIGTVLCKTDEFSCHECRSDMQPLCADEFGGKDNKFLKPCNMSDESMTVSCRKEVNKVQPYKGAMIIRSCYYTDGFKPEEEIDVYGATYWSCFDYGCNGQQSVKSTFSLIGFIMTIYNILR, via the exons ATGGGTGGAATTATTCTGTGTGTGTTTATCTGCCTGTGTGCAATTGGAACAGTTTTATGTAAAACag ATGAGTTTAGTTGCCATGAATGTCGATCAGATATGCAGCCATTGTGTGCAGATGAATTTGGAGGAAAAGACAACAAATTCCTGAAACCTTGCAATATGTCGGACGAAAGTATGACTGTTTCCTGTAGAAAAGAGGTTAACAAGGTTCAACCGTATAAAG GGGCAATGATTATCCGAAGCTGTTACTATACCGATGGATTCAAACCCGAAGAAGAAATAGATGTTTATGGTGCAACTTACTGGAGTTGTTTTGACTACGGATGCAATGGACAGCAATCAGTGAAATCTACTTTTAGTTTGATAGGATTTATAATgacaatttataatattttgcgaTGA